One genomic region from Marmota flaviventris isolate mMarFla1 chromosome 6, mMarFla1.hap1, whole genome shotgun sequence encodes:
- the Rnf8 gene encoding E3 ubiquitin-protein ligase RNF8: MGESASLVTEDHAGGRSWCLRRVGMNGEWLLLEDGREVTIGRGFGVTYQLISKICPLMISRNHCVLKQNPEGQWTIMDNKSLNGVWLNRERLEPLKLYFIQKGDHIQLGVPLENKENAEYEYEVTEEEWEKIYPYLSPKSDRMNEKNKDLRTKRKFSLDELEGLAAEGPSNLKSKISKVSCEPGQPLKSHGKGEPSEYLDPKLTSLEAHEKTPGASICPGPPKVMEPHQKKQKASNPSASQSSLELFKVTMSRILKLKTQMQEKQVAVLNVKRQTQKGSSKKIMKMEQELQDLQSQLYAEQAQQQARVEQLEKTFQEEEQHLQGLDKEQGEEDLKQQLAQALQEHRALMEELNRSKKDFETIIQAKNKELEQTKEEKEKVQAQKEEVLSHMNDVLENELQCIICSEYFVEAVTLNCAHSFCSYCINEWMKRKIECPICRKDIESKTHSLVLDNCINKMVDNLSSEVKERRIVLIRERKAKRLS; encoded by the exons GTGACTATAGGCCGAGGATTTGGTGTCACATACCAACTGATATCAAAAATTTGCCCTCTGATGATTTCTCGCAACCACTGTGTTTTGAAGCAGAATCCTGAGGGTCAATGGACAATTATGGACAACAAG aGTCTGAATGGTGTTTGGTTGAACAGAGAGCGCCTGGAACCATTAAAGCTTTATTTCATCCAAAAGGGAGACCACATCCAGCTTGGGGTGCCTCTGGAAAATAAGGAGAATGCAGAGTATGAATATGAAGTTACTGaagaagaatgggagaaaatttatCCCTATCTGTCCCCAAAGAGTGACcggatgaatgaaaaaaataaggactTGAGAACTAAAAGGAAATTTAGTTTAGATGAATTGGAGGGTCTTGCAGCTGAAGGCCCCTCAAATTTGAAATCCAAAATAAGTAAAGTGTCATGTGAACCTGGTCAGCCACTGAAGTCACATGGGAAAGGTGAACCCTCTGAATATTTGGATCCTAAGTTGACTTCTCTTGAAGCACATGAGAAGACCCCAGGGGCTAGTATTTGCCCTGGCCCTCCCAAAGTCATGGAGCCTCATCAAAAGAAGCAGAAAGCCTCAAATCCTTCAGCATCTCAGAGCAGCTTAGAGCTGTTTAAGGTGACCATGTCCAGGATTCTGAAGCTGAAAACGCAGATGCAGGAAAAACAAGTTGCTGTTCTGAATGTGAAAAGGCAAACCCAAAAGGGGAGCTcaaagaaaatcatgaaaatgGAACAGGAACTGCAGGACTTACAGTCCCAGCTGTATGCAGAGCAGGCTCAGCAGCAGGCAAGAGTAGAGCAACTAGAAAAGACTTTCCAGGAAGAGGAGCAGCATCTCCAG GGTTTGGATAAAGAGCAAGGAGAAGAAGATCTCAAGCAACAGCTGGCCCAGGCTCTGCAGGAG CATCGAGCTCTAATGGAAGAGTTAAATCGCAGTAAGAAGGATTTTGAAACAATCATTCAAGCTAAGAACAAAGAATTGGAGCAGACCAAG gaagaaaaggagaaggtgCAAGCACAGAAGGAGGAAGTGCTTAGCCACATGAATGACGTGCTAGAGAATGAGCTCCAGTGTATTATTTGTTCAGAATACTTCGTCGAG GCGGTCACCTTGAACTGTGCCCACAGTTTCTGCTCCTACTGTATCAATGAATGGATGAAGCGGAAGATAGAATGCCCCATTTGTCGGAAGGACATTGAGTCCAAAACTCACTCCCTGGTTCTGGACAATTGCATTAATAAGATGGTGGATAATCTGAGCTCAGAAGTGAAAGAACGACGAATTGTCCTCATTAGGGAACGAAAAG caAAGAGATTGTCCTGA